ACTTGGCCACTCCCCGCATGGCATGTCAAGGCGTAGCGTCAGTGATGTGCCAGCAATCGATCTGAGCGGGATCAGGGCCGTCGTGTTCGACACCGACGGCGTCGTCACGGACACCGCCCGTGTCCACGCCGCCGCGTGGAAGAGCGTGCTCGACCCCTTCCTGCGCGGGCGTTCGGAGCCGTTCGACGTGCGCGAGGACTACCTCTGCCACGTCGACGGCCGCACGCGCCTCGACGGGGCGCGCACCTTCCTCGCCTCCAGGGGCCTCAGCCCCACCGAGGAGGAGGTGGCCGCCCTCGGCGCGGCCAAGGACCGCGTCTTCGTGGAACAGATCGAGCGGTACGGCGTGGCCGCCTTCCCCGCCGCCGTCCGGCTCCTGCACGAGCTGCGGCACCGGGGCTGCCGCACCGCCGCGGTCTCCGCCAGCACGCACTGCCACAAGGTGGTGACGGCGGCCGGCCTCATGCACCTGTTCGACGTGGTGGTCGACGGCCGCCACGACCAGCCGGGCCCCGCCTCCTTCGAGGAGGGCGCCGCCCTGCTGGGGGTGCCGCCTGCGGAGGTCGCGGTGGTGGGCGACACGCTGCCCGGCATCGAGGCGGCCGGTCGCGGCGGGTTCGGACTGATCGTGGCGGTCGACCGGGCGGGGCTCGCCTTCAAGGAGCCCTTCAAGGAGCTGGGCGCGCACGTCGTCATCTCCGATCTCGCGGAGCTGGACGTCACAGGGCGTGTTCGCCTATAACGTGCGGACTATGACCGACAATCTCGATCTCGCCGCCCGCGCCCAGGAATTCGCCGACAACGCTCCGGCTGGGTCGCTCAGCCGTACGGCCGCCCATTCGGTGGCGATCACGCTCGCGACCACACGGGACACCGACCACGCGAGGAGCGTGCTGGACGGCCTGGACCCGGCGGAGGTACGCCAGGCCGCCCTCGACCTCTTCGGAGACCTGACGCAGGCCTGACGGGGGTCTGGCGGGGGTCTGGGGGAGGCGGTCGTCCTCCCCCGCTCTGGCGGCGCTCATCATCCGGGAACGGATGGCGGGCCGCCGGGCGGGTTTGGGGCCGGGCTGGGAGGGGAAGCGGGGACCCGGCGTCATATCCTGGAGTCGCCCTTGTCCGCCGACCCAAACGGTGATCTTCATGTTCGAGGTCTTCTCGGCTCTCGCGCCTCCCGCGATCGTGGCCACCGCCTTCCTGCTGGGCGTGCGTGCCCTGCTCAACCACGAGAAGGCCGCCAGGGCCGAGGAACGTCGTCAGGCTCTCGCCGAGCGGCAGGCCGCCGCCGGACAGTAGCGCTCAGGCCGCCTCCTCCGGCGCCTCGAGCCCCGCGAGGAGGTTGAAGGCCCCCGTCATCAGGTTGAGCGCGACCAGGCCGACGATCTCCGCGATCACCCGGTCGCTCCATCCGTGGCCGCGCAGTTCCGCCACGTCCGTGTCGGTGATCGACCCGGGCTCGGCCAGCACCCGCACCGCCACCGCGATCAGCGCCGCCTCCCTCGCGTCGGCCGAGGTGCCCTGCCTGGCCAGCTCGATGTCGGCCGCGCTGAGGCCCGCCGTACGCGCCGCCTGGGTGTGCGCCGCCATGCACAGACCGCACCCGATCCACTCCTGCAGCGCCAGCGAGACCTTCTCGCTGAGCGCCCGGGGCATCTTGACGCGTTTCATGGCGCGCGAGAAGTCGAGATAGCCCTGGAGCAGCGCGGGCGAGTGCGCCATCGTCGAGACCATCTCCCCCGCTCTGCCATGACGCTCGACGATTCCGCTGAGCAGTTCTCTCGACTTCTCCGGTGCCTGCTCGGGCTCCACCCGGTCCAGACGTCTCATGTCTCCTCCTTGGATCTTCCGCATCGAACCATACCCCCCTAGGGTTTATTCCTGCGAGAGGCCCGGCGGGCTTTCCACGGGCCCAGCGAAGGGCGCCGCGACGGTGCTCGACGAGGCGAGGAGGTGTCAGGCAGAGGGCGGTGGGCGATTGTTGAACACCAAGCGCGCGGGTCTTCCCAAAGATCGTCGGTGAATCTAGCGTCGCACTCAACGGCCCGACTTTTCGGCTGACGGGAAGGGACACCGGGATGTCCGATGCGTCGATCACCACCGAGTTATCCGATGACGGTCTCGCCCGCGACGACTACGCGCTCCAGCGGGTGCCCGCCTCCGCCCGCTACGGCTGGGTGACGGTCGCCGTCCAGCGCTTCGGCATGCTGAGCGCGCTCAGCCAGTTCCTGCTCGGCGCCACCCTCGGCATGGGCATGACCTTCTGGGACGCGGTGCTGGCCATCACGCTCGGCGCTGTCATCCTCGAGGTCGTCGCGATCGCCATCGGCATCGCGGGCATGCGCGAGGGCCTGTCGACGACCGTGCTCGCCCGCTGGGCCGGGTTCGGCAGGTACGGCGCGGGCATCGTCGGCATGGTCGTCGCGATCTGCCTGCTCGGCTGGTTCGGCGTGCAGTCGGCGGTCCTGGCCCAGGGCCTCGCCGCGCTGCTGGGCGGGCCGCCCGTGTGGGTGTGGTCGATCCTGGCGGGGCTGGCGGTGACCGCGATCGTCGTGCACGGCTTCGCGGGAATGGCCTGGACCGCGTGGATCACCGTTCCCGCCTTCCTCGTCCTGGCGGGGTGGGCGATCGCCGTGGAGCTGTCGAAGCAGTCGCTCGGCACCCTGGTCGCCTCGGCGCCACCGGGACCGGCCATGAGCCTCGCCGAGGGCGCCACCATCGTCGCGGGCGGGTTCATCGTCGGCGCGGTCATCTCCCCCGACATGTGCCGGTGGAACCGCAGCGCGGCCGACGTGGTCAAGCAGACCGTGCTCGGCATCACGCTCGGCGAGTACGTCGTGGCCCTGGTCGGGGTCCTGCTCGCCCACGCGCTGCGCACCGGCGACGTGATCGCCATCGTCACCACCACCTCGGGCGCGGTGGGCACGATCGTCCTGGTCACCGCCACCTTGAAGATCAACGACTGGAACCTCTACGCCGCCTCTCTCGGCATGACCAACACCCTGCACACCGCGTTCGGCAAGCGCGCGAACCGGGCCGCCGTCACCGTCGCACTCGGCGTGATCGGCACCGGCCTGGCCGCGGCGGGCATCCTCGACCATCTCGTCGACTTCTTCGTCCTGCTCGGCGTCGCCATCCCGCCCGTCGCCGGCATCATGGTCGCCGAGTACTACGTCGTCCGCCGATGGCGACCCGCGCTCGACGCCTCACGAGCCTCCGGCGCGCTCCCGGACACGGCGCCTGGCTGGGCGCCGGCCGCGCTGATCATCTGGCTCGTCTCCGCGCTGGTCGGCAAGTACGTCGCGTGGGGCATCCCCGCCCTCAACGCCCTGCTCGTGGCGTTCGCCGCCTACGCGGTCGCGGGCAGGCTGGGCCTCACAGGGGCGCCGCGGGACGAGCGAGCCGTCCTCTGATCGTTTTCCACTGACGCAGACAGGAGCAGCATTCGTGCGTGTCGGGATCGACGTGGGCGGCACCCACACCGACGCCGTCCTGATGGCGGGGACCACCGTCCTGGCCGAGATCAAGACAGCTACCACTCTCGACGTGACCGGCGGCGTCGTCACCGCCCTGGAACGACTGCTGGCCGCCTCCGGCGTCGACCGGGCGCGCGTCACCGCCGTGATGATCGGGACGACCCACTTCACCAACGCGCTGGTGACCGGCCGCCGCCTGGCCCGCACCGCGGTGGTACGGCTGGCGCTGCCCGCCACCGCCGCGCTGCCGCCCATGGTCGACTGGCCCGACCGGTTGACCAAGGCGATCGATCCCAGCGTCCATCTGTGCGACGGCGGCCACGAGTTCGACGGCCGCCCGATCTCGCCGCTCGATCCGGACCAGCTCAAGCGCATCGCGGCCGGCCTGGGTGGTCAGGGGATCAACACCGTCGCCATCAGCAGCGTCTTCTCCCCCGTCAACGCGGAACTCGAGGAGCGGGCCGCCGAGATCTTCCTCGCGGAGCTGCCTCACCTGCATGTGAGCCTGTCCCATCAGATCGGCAGGGTGGGACTGCTGGAGCGGGAGAACGCCACCGTCGTCAACGCCTGCCTGCGCGATCTGGCCGACGAGATCGTCGACGCCTTTGCCGAGGCGCTCCGGGCGGTCGGCATCCGGGCGCCGCTGTACCTGTCGCAGAACGACGGCACGCTGATGGACGCCGAGTACACCCGCCGCTACCCCGTTCGCACGTTCGCCTCAGGGCCGACCAACTCCATGCGGGGCGCGGCGTTCCTGGCCGACCTGGCCGACTGCGCCGTGGTCGACATCG
This window of the Nonomuraea africana genome carries:
- a CDS encoding carboxymuconolactone decarboxylase family protein, with product MRRLDRVEPEQAPEKSRELLSGIVERHGRAGEMVSTMAHSPALLQGYLDFSRAMKRVKMPRALSEKVSLALQEWIGCGLCMAAHTQAARTAGLSAADIELARQGTSADAREAALIAVAVRVLAEPGSITDTDVAELRGHGWSDRVIAEIVGLVALNLMTGAFNLLAGLEAPEEAA
- a CDS encoding hydantoinase/oxoprolinase N-terminal domain-containing protein, producing the protein MRVGIDVGGTHTDAVLMAGTTVLAEIKTATTLDVTGGVVTALERLLAASGVDRARVTAVMIGTTHFTNALVTGRRLARTAVVRLALPATAALPPMVDWPDRLTKAIDPSVHLCDGGHEFDGRPISPLDPDQLKRIAAGLGGQGINTVAISSVFSPVNAELEERAAEIFLAELPHLHVSLSHQIGRVGLLERENATVVNACLRDLADEIVDAFAEALRAVGIRAPLYLSQNDGTLMDAEYTRRYPVRTFASGPTNSMRGAAFLADLADCAVVDIGGTTTDVGVLSGGYPRQATGEVDIGGVRTNFRMPDVLSIGLGGGSRVTGAPMPEIGPDSVGYELTSQALVFGGQVLTATDLAVAAGLADIGDASLVRHLGKDLVRNGVAWMSGRVAELVDQMRVSARPLPVVVVGGGSVLMPDHLPGVPAVHRPEHHAVANAIGAATGQIGGDVDRLFAITAARTREDVLDQARAEAVERAIAAGADPDTVDVVDVDEVHVAYLPGNAVRVRVKAVGDLRLSDPATTEEVQV
- a CDS encoding HAD-IA family hydrolase, whose translation is MPAIDLSGIRAVVFDTDGVVTDTARVHAAAWKSVLDPFLRGRSEPFDVREDYLCHVDGRTRLDGARTFLASRGLSPTEEEVAALGAAKDRVFVEQIERYGVAAFPAAVRLLHELRHRGCRTAAVSASTHCHKVVTAAGLMHLFDVVVDGRHDQPGPASFEEGAALLGVPPAEVAVVGDTLPGIEAAGRGGFGLIVAVDRAGLAFKEPFKELGAHVVISDLAELDVTGRVRL
- a CDS encoding purine-cytosine permease family protein codes for the protein MSDASITTELSDDGLARDDYALQRVPASARYGWVTVAVQRFGMLSALSQFLLGATLGMGMTFWDAVLAITLGAVILEVVAIAIGIAGMREGLSTTVLARWAGFGRYGAGIVGMVVAICLLGWFGVQSAVLAQGLAALLGGPPVWVWSILAGLAVTAIVVHGFAGMAWTAWITVPAFLVLAGWAIAVELSKQSLGTLVASAPPGPAMSLAEGATIVAGGFIVGAVISPDMCRWNRSAADVVKQTVLGITLGEYVVALVGVLLAHALRTGDVIAIVTTTSGAVGTIVLVTATLKINDWNLYAASLGMTNTLHTAFGKRANRAAVTVALGVIGTGLAAAGILDHLVDFFVLLGVAIPPVAGIMVAEYYVVRRWRPALDASRASGALPDTAPGWAPAALIIWLVSALVGKYVAWGIPALNALLVAFAAYAVAGRLGLTGAPRDERAVL